The sequence CGATCTTGCCCTCGACTTCTACAGATCCTGTCTTCGATGCGTTCCGTGCGGCGAACGCCCGCAAGGCGCTGCCGACGCACCTGGACACGGCTGGCCTGCGCCAGCTTTCCGCGGCGGTGCGGGCGCGTGCGGTGTTCACGGCGCGGGGCACGAGCACGATCTACGTGAACGAGCTGAAGCGCGTGGTGGACCTGCTGGCGAGCGGCGACATCGGCATGGCGGATGCGCGGGCGACGTTGATCGAATGCCTGCGCGCCCTGGGCTACACGCCCGAGGGTGGATTCCCCGGCGAGGGAGTCGGCCAGGTGCCGCCCGCGATCCGTGGCTCGCTCCAAGATCTGTCCTCGTTCCGTCGGATGAACCTGACTCTCACGACGCAGGTCGACCTGATGACCAACGCGGGCCTTCAGCGGCGCGGCATGGAGCCGGTGAGGCTCGCGGAGTTTCCCGCGTTCGAGCTGGTGCGGATCTCGCCACGGGCCGCGCCCCGCGATTGGAAGGCGCGCTTCACGATCGTGGGCGGCGTGCTGGTGGACGGCGGCCGCATGATCCTTTTCAAAGGCGATCCGCGCTGGGGCGAACTCGGCTCCTCGGAGAACTTCAATGACGCCCTGGACGTGGACACGCCACCGCTGGCGTTTGGCTCCGGTGTGGGCTGGGAAGAGCGCAGCCACGCGGAGTGCGTGCGCTTCGACATCCGCGGCCCGGAGGGCGAGACGGTCGACGAATGGCTGGCCAGCCCGAAGCGGCCGCGTGTGATCGCGGGCGCGATGCCGCTCCCGGCGCCACGGCTGACGATGCAGGATGTGTCTCCGGATCTGCGCCGGAAGTTCGAGGTGGAGACGATGTCGAAGCCGGTGACGGAAAAGCCGGGGCGCTACGACTACAGCGACCTGCTGGAAGAAAGCCTCGCGGAATCGCAAGCCGCCTATCGCAAAGGCAGAAACGGGAGGGACGGGCAATGAACGTGCAGATCCGTTTCAAGGCCTCGCTCGGCACGGTGGAAGCCCTGCGCGACGGGCTGACCACGATGGAGAACGTCAACGCCCGCCTCGCGGTGGAGGCGATGCAGTTCACGCAGCGTTACCTGCGCGGGCTGAACCGCCACGCCACGGCCGAGGGGCTGGGCGCTGCACCGACGCTGCACCACGAGCGCACGGCCGGTCGACTGGAAGCGGCTTCCGACGAGCAGTTCGCGATCCTGCGCATCCCGCGGTCCTCCGGCCTGGGCCGTGCGTTCCATGACGTCGTCATCCTGCCCGGCAGCGGCCGCCAGTTCCTCACGATCCCGGCGGATGCCCGCACCTACGGTCGACGGGCCGGTGAGTTCGCCCCGGGCGATCTGACCTTCACGATCGTGGGCGGCCGCTATCCGGCGCTGATGTTCACCGATGGCTGGACGGTGGCCTTCTGGCTGGCCCGGAAGGTCGAGCAAAAGCAAGACCGCTCGCTGCTGCCCTCCGACCAGATCTACCGGGCGCTGAGCCGCCGCGTGATCCTCAACTACATCTCCGAACTCCGAGAAGCCGCCTGACATGGGAAAAGCCCGCACACACGCCGCCCTGATCCAAGCACGCCTCGCCACGGCTCCGCTGGTGGACGAGGAGCACCGCGAGCTGCCGACGCCGGTGGACATCACCGGCGTGGACTTCGTCTACGCCCGCCAGGCGCTGCCGGTGGACAAGGTGGCGGAGATCATCGGCCGGACCAAGGGCGTGGTGATCTCGATGACCTACACCGGCTGGAGCCCGCTGGACGCGGCGCAGAAACGCCCCCGCATCACGAAGCACTACGAGCTGACGGTGTGGAGCCGCCCGCTGGTGCTGGAGAGTGGCGAGGAGGCCAAGGCCGACGGCGCGCTCTACGCCGACGACGTGATGGATAGCGTGATCATCCGGCTGTGGAAGTGGCGGCCGGAGGAGGACCACGTGAACGGCGAGGTGGAGATGAAGGGCGGCGACCAGGTGCCCGACAAACGGTTCCTCCTCTACTCCGGCGAGATCTCGATCCCCGCATTCCTCTGACAACCGATTTCCAACAACCCCGAAACCACCATGGCCAAAGAACCAAAGAACGAAACCGAAGTGCTGCTGATCTTCGAAGTGCAGCCCGGGCACAAGCTGAAGCGCGGCAAGGCGCTGTGCTTCCCCGGCACCCAACTGAAGCTCACCCAGGCGGAAGCCGACGCGGTGAACGCGAACCAACCCGGCGCGCTCGCCTACGTGGGCCTCGCCTGATCCGAACCTCCAACCCCGATACCCCATCCCATGACTCCCACCTTCATGCTCGAAGCCGATCTGATCGGCGCGCTCGTGTTCTTCGTGGAGGACGGCACCGAAGTCGACAGCCTGGTTGTCGGCGAGACCGTCATCCCCGACTTCACCCCGATCTCCAACTGGCCCTCGCTGGGTAACATCCAGGAGAGCGGATTCTCCAACGAGGGAACCGACGATCCCTTTTACAGGGTCATGCCGAGCGGCAAGCAGATCAAGGTGCCGCGCAAGTGGACCAACGCCGACATGTTCGCGTTCACGGCCGACGAGATGCACGAGCTGTCCTGGCGGCTGCAGATGGGCCTGCCGAGCAGGATCGTCCTGGGCACCGCGCAATCGCCGGGCACGCTGGACGATCGCCAGATCACCGGCTGGCTCTACGTGCAGGGCCGCAAGGGCGGCAAGGGTGCCGACCGATTCCGCTTCATCTGGCGCGTGCAGCTCCGCCTGCAGGCCGACATCAAGATCGGCCAGAAGTCGGTGAAGGGCGCGCTGATCGCCCACAAGATCGACGAGCTCGATGCGGAAAGCGTCGTGTTCCCGGACCTCGGCTAAGCCCACGCGACCACGGCCATGGCGTTGACCGGAACCCCACCGACCGCACCCGGCACGATCGTGCCCGTCCACACTCCCGGCGCGCCGACCGCGCCCGGGAGCGTGGTGGGTGCAGTCGGTGGGGGATCTCCGGATGCGCCCGACCAGGTGGTGCCGGACTACACCCCCGGCATCGGCGGGCCGCCATCTCCTGTGGGTGTGCCGACCTACAGCGGGACGATGGGTGGAACGCTGACGGCCGTGAGCGCCGGTTGGTTCAACGCGCCGACCTCGATCTCCTACGAGTGGCGAACGCCCGATGTGCTCGGTTCCCACCAGAGCGTGAGCGGCGCGACCATCGACAGCTCCGCGCATGACGGCATCTGGTATCTGCGCGAAACCGCGACCAATGCCCACGGCTCCTTCATCGCGATCTCCAACGCCATCACGCTGCCAGGCGGCGGCGGTGGCGAAGGCTCCTGACTTCATCCCTCCTTCCAACTTCCAACGCATCCGATCCCATGCCCTCCGCTCCTGGTTCCGTCTTTCCTCCGTTCACGCCCGGCACGCCCGATGCCCCGGGCAACATCACCGGCGATCACACGCCAGCTTCTCCGACCGCTCCTGGATCGGTGGTGGTGGACCACAGCGCCGGATCTCCGGACGCGCCGGGAAACGTGGCGGGTGACCACGCGCCGGGATCTCCGACCGCGCCTGGCAGCGTGGTGGGGAATCATCCGATCAGGCCGCCGGAACAAGTCACGGACGCGAGCGTGGCTGCGACGGCGACGATCGGTGGCAGCGTGACGGCGGATACCGGGACGTGGCGGAATCTGCCGACGTTCACCTACCAGTGGTTTGTGAATGACGTGCTTCTGCTGGGGGCAACAGCCAACCCCCTGACGGTGCCCAGTATGTCCGGCGAACTGAAATGCCGCGTGACTGCCTCCAACGGGATCGGCGACTCGGTGGTGGCGTGGACCGGCGTGTGCGCGGTTTACGATGCCGACCTGGTCACCTTCGCCTCGGCGGCGACGGCGGACCCGATCACGGTCCGCTCCAAGAAGGTGCAGCTCGATGAGTGGTTCCGCTGCGCCAAGGCGGTGGGCTTCTGGAACAACCTCGCCTTCTACGCCGCACGCAGTGGATTCGGTGCGGGCTACCCGGCGGGTCCAGCCGGTTACTCCGGATCGACCTACGCGGGCAACCGCAACAGCACGCGCTGGACCATCACGGGCGGCAGCTTCGGCGCGGACGGCACGACGCTGGCGCTGGGAGTGGGCGCGAACCAGACGCAGTATCTCGGGGCGAGCTACGCGCCCTTCTCCGGCGGGAACAATCCGGCCTTCGGCTCCATCGTGCGGGTGGACGATCCCTTTCCCGCGAGCGAAGCGCCCGGGAGCTACATTTACGGCAACGCGGCGCTGACGACGGTGATCGCCACGGGCGGCCAATCGTTGTCCGTGATCAACCTCTCCGCTCCGGTGGCGGGCTATGGCGGAGCGAGCCGGAACTACGCGCCCTGGTCCCTGCAAGGGGCCGGTGCCAATGCCTTCGGCTACTGTGCGAACACGAATGCGGGGGATGGCGGCAGCAGCCGCTGGACCGGGTGCAGCCCGGTGAGCAGCCCCACGCTGCTGCTGTCTTACCGGTCCGTGGGCGAGAACGTGGTGCACGCGGTGCGCAACTCCATCGCCGACACCAACCTTGCCACGCTCTACACGCAGGAGTCCTTCGCGGCCTACGCGAACAACATCCGCTTCACGGCTCCGGCCGTGACCAACGGCCACACGGGCGTTCTCTACGCGGCGGTGCTGCTCTACGGGACCAAGGCGCAGATCGCGGCGCTGCCGCTGGCGCAGATCTGGCCGGTGATGGCGACCACCTACCTGCGCGATCTGGTGGACTACGTGTGCCACGGTGGATTCGGCCAAAGCAACGAGACGGCGGAGTTGACGGCCGCGGACTTTGGCGCGCCGGGCGGGGTGGCCGATCTCAAGAATGTCTCGGTTTCCAACATCAACGCCAACTTCGGAGGGGAGGCGATCTCCCACTATCTGATCGCGTCTGCGACGAACACCGGAAATCTCCAGGCGGACCGGCAGACGGACAGTGACGCGGCCTACAACAGCCCGACCAACGGCTTCCGGATGGTGACGGCCTCCAATGCCTTCGCGGCGATCCTGCCGACCAACGCGCTGGCGCTGGGGCGCACCACCAAGGTGCTGTCCTGGAACCAAGGTGAGAGCGATACGGAATATCGGTTCGAGGCGCTGCGTTACCAGGCGAACCTCACCCAGGTGATCGCCCGGCTGCGTGCGATCCATGGCAGCGACGTGAGGATCATCTATCACCTGGTGGACTACGATCCGCCGTTCCGCACCGCCTCGGGAAACAACCTGACGATCTCCGGTCTGACCGGCGGAGCCAGTGGGGCCAATGGCACCTATGCCATCCAGGCCGCCGCGGGCGAGACGGATTACAACGTGGCCTATGTGTTCACCAAAGGCACCTACACGCTCCAGATCGCCAGCGGCAATTGGGAGCTTCGCAACAGCGGCACGCTGATCATGACTGGCAGCGCCACCAACGCCGCGCACCCGGAACTGGTGGCGAGCTGGACCTTCGCGACGGGCGGCGGCACCCCGGCCTTCGCGGAAACCCGCACCGGCAACATCGAGCAGGTGCGCCAGGCGATCCGGAACGTGGCGGCGGCCGATGCGCTCGGCTGGGTCATCGACACGCGGCCCTTCCCGCGCGACACCGATCCCGGCGGCGATCCCACGGCGGTGCATTATTACAACACCCCGGCGGCCGTGGTGCTCCACGCCGCGGCCATGAAAACGGTGTTCCAGAGCAGCGGGTTCCTCTTGCCGAAGTAAGCCATGCCCGAACACGTCACCAACTGCCGTATCACCTGGGACCCGGATGGCCGGGCGCTGGTGCTGCTGGATTTCGGCGAGCACTTGATCGACGACATGCAGTTCGGCGGTGAGCAGGGGTTCTCACCCTTCGGCCCGCTGGGAGCCAAGAACGCGGTGCCCTACGCGAACGGGGAGATCGTGGAACCGCACACGTGGACGCGGCGGCGCACGCATGCGTCCCGGCTGGCCGCTCAGCTCTACTGCCATGTGCACCCGCAGACGCTGCCGTATCTGAGCGACCGCAAGGTGCTGCGCTACGAATACCAGGACGGCGCGGTGGTGGATTACCAGGACGCCGTTTTGCTGGCCGCTCCCACCCGCCAATGCTTCCCGGCGGCGAACGAGACGACGACGATCTACAAGGCCGTGTCCGGGGAGATGATTCCGATGAGCGGAGTTCCCTTCACACCGGGCATGACCTGGCGCTGGCTCGACATGGCCTGGGAGGACATCCCGGGCACGTGGGAGGACATGTGAGGGCGCGGGGCGAAGCACGAAATTCAAAGCACTAAATTCCAAACGAAGAGACCATGGGACAAGACCTCTCCACCAAGAAACCGGCGAGCGACGAGCAGACCTTCAAGTGGCTGCTGCACAACTCCGGCGACAGCCTTGCAACGGGATACCGCGTGAGCCTGGGCGATGGCTCCGACCTGCCGCTGTGGCTGAAGACGGGGCAGATCGGCTTCTACAACGCGGGCGGGGTCCTCACCAAGTTCGACTCGGCGGCGACGCAGACGCGGGTGGTGACCTTCCAGGATGCGGACGGGATGGTGTTCCCGGACACCTACAAAATACAGACGGCCGATGTGACGGTGAGCAACACGGGCCTGTCCACGGCGATCGATGATCTGGAGTTCACGCCGCTGGCCAACGGCCGCTACGAGTTCGAGGTGTGGGCGATGGTCCAGAGCGCGGCGACGACGACGGGCGTGGTGATCAGCATGACCGGCCCGACGGTGACGCAGTTTGTTTGGGAGGTGCGTGGCCCTTCCACCAGCGCCAGTGCTCCGCAGATCGCGACGGGAAATGGCTTCACGGTGACCTTCAATGGCACCGCGATTCCGGCCGCGAACACGCCTCAGCCCTTGATCATCCGGGGCTCGTTCCTCGTGACCGGATCGCCGGGCGCGCCCGTCAAGGTGGTGCTGAACACCGAGGTCAACGGCTCCGCGGTGAAGATGCTGACGGGTTCTTACGCCCGCTTTCGAAGAATCGGCTGAGGCCAAGAGTGCCGAGTCAGCAGTGATCAGAGAAGAGAGAAGCGATGTCCAACGATCCGACGATTGACCTGAGATTCCAAACCACCGGCGTGAAGCAGGTGGTGAAGGACATCGAGCAGGTGGTGGTGACGCAGAAGGACGCGGAGGAATCCGCGGCCACGGTGGTGGACCAGGCAGAGGAGCGGAAGCGCCAGGCGCTGGAACGCACGAAGCGGCTGAAGGCGGCCGCCGAGGAGATCAACAAGCGCGAGCAGCAGGGCGCGGCCGACACCGCCGCGGCGATCGTCGAGGCCGAGGAGAAGAAGCAGCAGGCGGTGGCGGAAACCTCCGACGCGGAACAGCGCGAGGCGGAGATCCGGAGGAAGATCTACGAGGAGGACACGCGCATCTCGAATGCGGCGGCGGCCGCCTACGTGGCGCAGCAGCAGAAGATCAAGGACGAGGCCCGGGCGCGGCGTGAAGCGCGCCTCGCCCAACAGGAGGCCGTCACGAAGCCGGAGAACAACCCGATGGCCTCCGGCGTGACGCCGATGACGGCCGCCGAGATCGAGAAGGAAGACGCGGCGCGCAAGGCCGCGAACGCGGAGATCCTGCTGGGGCTGAAGCGCAAGGAGGCCGCGATCGAGACCGAGCGGCTGGCGGCCGCCGAGCGCAAGGCGACGACGGAGAAGGAGCGGGAGGCCGATGTGCAGGAGGCGATGAACCGCCAGGCGCTACGGGCACGTGGCCAGATGGGCAAGCTCCCCACGATGCCGGTGGCGGGCGGCGCGGCCGGTGGTGGCAGCGAGGCCGATCCGAGCGATGCGACGGGCCTGAAGGGCCTGCTGCGTGGCACCTCGATGGGCGACGTGGCCGCGAACGTCGCTCCCTACGCCGCGATCGCGCTGGCGGCAAGGAAGGCGGTGGGCGAGGTGGCGGAGCTGGCCAAGAAGCAGGCGGAAATCGATCCGGCCTGGGCGAAGGAATACGCGACCGAGCTGAAGCTGCTGGCGTCGCTGCAAGATCCGATCGGCGAGCTGATGGAGACGCTCGCGGGTGGGCCGAAGAAGGCGCAGGAGGAGATGGTGAAGGCCATCGCCTATGCGAAGGATGCGCGCACGGCCTACCTGGAACTGAAGAAGACCGAGGAGGACCGGAAGAAGGCGATCGAGGAGCGGACGATCAAGACGCAACTGGAACAGGAGCTGACGGCCAACGAGAATCTTTCGAAGAGCATCGAGCGCCAGATCCAACTGCTCAAGCAGCGGCGGGACGCGGACGTTGCAATCGCGGACAACGCCGCCGACACGAAGATCGCCCAGATCCGGGCGGGCGCGGGGACCGACGCGGAGAAGGCCACGCAGGTGGCGGCGCTGGAAGCCGAGAAGCGGCAACGGGCCTATCAGAACGCGCTGGCCGACGGGGCGACTGAGACCGCTATCGCGCAAGCCAAGGTCAACGAACTGAACGGCACTCTTCAAGTTTGGCAGGGAGCATTGGATGCTGCCAGCATCCGGCTGGTGGATGCCCAGTTGAAGCTGGAGAAATTCAACGAAACGCATCCTTCGAGGCTGGGCAAGGACCCGACTCAAAAGGAGCGGGATGATTTCGCGATTGCCGAGAGCGATCGCGCCGGGATGAGGGCCGACATCGGCAAGGCTCGGGGCGACGTCAACTCGACCACCGATCAAAGGAACGGAATTCAAAACCAGCTCAACGAGGCGCAGGCCAACCTGGAGCAGCTACTGAAGGAGCAGGCCATCTCGAATGAGAAGCTGCTGTCCGATTTTTCGAACGGCCAGCAACAAGCTGCAATTGCCCTAGGGACCTCGCTGAACGACCAGGCGCGGGCGTTCCAGGACAAGATCAAGCAGATCGATGCGGACAACGCCGCACGAGGCATCGAGAGCGACAATCTCCTTAAAGGAGCGATCCAGACGATGTCCGAAATACTCAAGGACGGCATCGTCGATCCCACCGAGATCCAAAAATTCCGCAACGCCTTCACCGAAGTAATGAACTCACGTGCGGCCCTAGATCGGGAGATCTACTCCCAATTGGCTAAAATGCAGGGGGCTTATAACCAGCTTCTAATCGAATACCGAAACCTCAAAGCCCAGCGTAACCAATGACCAAGTGGACCTTCCAAGGATCGAACGGCCTGGCGTGGGATGAACGCAAGCGAACCGGCGCGGAGCGCGGCGTGCCCGCGGATGTGGACCTCTCCTGGGAGTGCCTGGAGGCCGGGCGGATCTCGTGGACGCAGCAGCGTGGCACGCGGCCTCCGGACGTGGGGCAGCGGATCGTGATCTATCGGGACGACGAAGCGGTCTTCACGGGCTACGCGAAGATCCGGCCGTGGAGCTGGGTGAAGGGCGAGGGCGCGACCTTCAAGGTGGAGCTGGTGGACGCGATGTGGATCCTGGGCGAGCTGCCACTGATCAGCGCGTATGTGGGCAACAACGGCTCGCAAACGGTGCAGCCCAGCATCGACCTCCCGCAGCAATCGATCCGCTCCAGCGTGGTCCAACTACTGGGCTCGCAGGCGGTGGTGCAGCAGGGAATCCTGGACATCCCGGCCGACTTCATTGTGGGCAACCGCAGCTTCTCCGGAGGCTCCTGGCTGGCGGCGATGGTGGAGGTGCTCAAGCCTCTATCCGACCATGCGGTGTATCTGGACTACTTTTACAATCCGCCGACCTTCAACGTGGTGAGGAGGAGCGGGCTGATGGAGGAGGTGACGCTCATCCCGGGACGGCACGAGATCCACGAGATCGCGGACTTCACGCCGCGCCCGGATCTGAAACCGGCGGGGGTGATCGTCTCCGTGGCGGAGCGCGGGGCGAACGGAAAAGTGAACTTCATCAAGCGGCAGGTGGGCGGCGCGGGAGGCGGGCAGGTGGTGGCCGTGTCCTCGCCGCAATTGCTGCCTTTCATCCCGCCGGATGACCTGCCGAGCGTGGCGATCCAGACGAGCCCGATCGTGGGGGGATGGGCGGAAGCGAAGGTGCTGGACACGGCGATCGCGCAGGCGATCGCGAACTACGGCGACATCACGCCGACGGCCATTTCGGGATTCGATTTCCTCTACTCCAGCTCCGGAGGAACGGGCAGCACGAACACGACGCAGATCGCGCCTGCGGTGATCAAGCAGGTGAGCAGCGGGGCGGCGGTGGCGGCCAGCTCGTGGCACCGGGTGACGAACGGAGCATCGTTGCCGGATTTCCTGCTGACCGATTATTCGATCAAGAACGGGGCCATCCAGGTGATGGGCGTGTTCCGCCTGCAGATCTACGGAGAGCCCTTTGCCAGCGTGCCGAACACGCTGCTGGCGCTGAACAACGCGGGGCGGGTGACGTGGCTGAAGGGCTACCCATCCGGAGGCACGGCGATCCTCACGAACTACTACATCCACGTGGACTACACGATCGACAGCGCGATCAATGGCCCGGCTCCGAACCTCGGCTACACCTCGCTGACGACGGTCTATCAGAAGGCGGCATATCAATACCGGACGGAGCCGCCGGGGCTCGCGGAGAACCTTTTCAACGCGCAAAACTTCGTGCCCTGGGAGGGGCAGATCAGTTTCACGCCGAAGATGCCGTGGCGGCGGTGGATCGGCTGCAAGATCAACGTGATCCACCCGGATGATCCGGACATGGCGACGGCCGGTGCGATCGTGCAATCGCAGTCTGTGAACCTGCGCACGGGCGTGGTGACGATCCGCTGCGGGACGCCGATGCGGGTGGCGATGAGCGACGTGACGGGCCGCTACCGCGCCTCCAGATCGACGGACAACATTCAAGCGACGTGACGAGACGATGAGGGACTACAAGCAATTCGAAGTGCGGGCGACCGAGGGCGGCGATCTGTGGGCGGGCGATGGCTACGTGCAGAGCCAGCGAGGCGGGGCGCGGGTGCGGGTGGCGGATGACGCGACGGAGATCTCGGGCATCGAGCAGCGGACGTTCCTGGGCGGCAGCGGCCGCAACGTGAGGCTGACCTCGCCGGATGCGACGGGCGCGCCGCACGGGATGTTTCGGGCAGTGTCGCCGATGTTGTTCGTGGGTCAGCTCAACGGGGCGTGGGAGCTGCGGTATGATGAGGAGGACGGGAGCGTGGAGCTGCACGATGGTGTGGACGTGGTGGCGACGGCCGCCGCCGGGACGGTGCCGCTGGGCGGGCGGATCATGTGTGGCTCGCTGGCGACGGCGGGTGGCGATGGGGGCGGCGTCTACGAGGTCGAGTTGGGATCGGACACGGGGACGGTGGAACTCGTTTTCAATGCGTTCAGCGTGCCGGATCGATTCGTGGTGACGTGGGATGGGGTGGATGTGATCGACACAGGCCTGCGGGGGGATGATGGGGACTACACGCCCGTGGGCGGTGGTGCGCCGGAAACCGTGGTGTGCGACGGGGTGGGTGCCGGAACGCTGAGCTTCAACAAGGCGGCCGCCACGCCGACCAAGGCGACCGTGACGGTGCTGTCTCCCTATGAGGGCACGGGTTGGGAGTTCGCGCTCGGGTGCCCAGGAGGCGGCAGCCCGCCCTTTCCGCCGAGCACGCTCCTGGACGACGGGGAGTTCACGCTGGTGGCGACGCCCTACGGGGAAACGACCTACTTCGGCGGCGAGCCGTTCGGTCTCGTGGCGCGGGTGGAGAAGGCGTATGTGGCCGCGACGCTGTTCCAGAAGGCGACGGTGAACCCGATGGCCGGGACGGTGCCGGGGCAGACGTTCACAGCCGCCTCCCGGAGCGAATACCTGGGTGACACGGACGCGGCCTGGACGATCACGGTGGCGAGCGATGGCGTGGCCAGCATCAGCGACGGCACGATCACGGTGGCAGCGCGGGCCAGCGGCCTGCCAGACGAGGCCGGAGGGGTCTACACGGCGACGGAGGACGGCGCGGCGGCCTACAACGACGGGGAGCCCTTTGACATCGTGGTGAGCCTGCTGGCGACACCGCCCAGGACGGGGCACGTCTACACGCTGATCACGGAGGGCTCGCCGGGAGAGGTCACGGCCGCCAAGGGGCCATTCCTGGCCCGCACGATGCCCGCGCCGAGCGCCCCGCACTATCCGCTGGAGCTGGCCGAGATCCTGGACGGGGGCACCGTGCTGCCGATCCGCGAGGGGGTCATTCCGTGGGGGTGAGGACCGGCGGCCGCAACGGGTCGGCAGGGGCGTTGCAACGGGGTTGCCGGTGGCGGGAAACGGGGGCGAAACGGCCCGTTTTTCTCAACATCGCGGCAACTTTTCTCAAATGGGATGGCGAGTTACACTGTCACGGAAGAACCGCGATCCACCCGCCAGCTCCTTCGCTGCTCTGATTCGTTTCGGCCTCTTCCCGCTCACAAGTTGAAAACTTGTGCTACTTCCGAATGTCCCCCACCACCGCCGCGCTCAGCACCCTGGCCGTCGTCCTCGCGGTGGCGCTCCTCGTCGCCCGCCGCATGGAACTGCTGGCCCCGCGCGCCCGGCGGAAATGGCGGCTCGGCGTCGCCATCACCCTCTCCATCCTCTGCCTCCCCGGCCTCTGGTTCAGCGTCTACTACCTGCACCTCCTGCCGGAAGCCCCGCTCCTCTACGACCTCCGCTCCCAGCCGCTCTCCGAATGGTGGCTCGCCCTCTTCCTCCCCGCCGCCGTGGCGTGGAGCGCCTTCATTCCTCGGCCCGTGGCGGTCATCGGCTACGCCCTCGCCGTCACCGCGATGCTGCCGCCCTTCCTCAAGCCGCTCCTGAAGCCGCTTGAGCTATCCCGGCTCACCGACCAGTGGAACGGCGACGCCTGCCTGCAATCGACCGAGTCCACCTGCGGCCCCGCCAGCGCCGCCACCGTGCTGCGCTTCCTGGGCGACACCCGTGCCACGGAGAAAGATCTCGCCCGCCGCTCCTGGTCCACCGCCAGCGGCACCGAGGCCTGGCACCTCGCCCGCACCCTGCGCCGCCGCGGCCGCACCGTCGATTTCGAGTTCCACGGCCTGCCCCCCGCCGACCACCTGCCCGGCATCATGGGCATGAGCATCGTCGGCAACGGCCATTTCGTCGCCCTCCTGAAATGCGAGGGCGACCAATGGACCATCGCCGATCCCCTCGTCGGCATCGAGACCCTCAGCCGCCACGACCTGGAGAAACGCGAGATCTCCCCCTTCTTCATGCGCATCCGGTGAGCCTCTCCCAAGGAGTTGAGGCTTTAGCCGAGGAGGGTCTTCAGAGGGGGGCGGAGGCTAGAGAGAAGTTTGCTGGTGTTCAGTTTTCAGTTTTCAGGAAGAGAAGACCAGTTTCTCCCCATCCATCCATCGGCCTCCAGCTCTTCCCTTTTGCGCTTCTTGCGCCTTTTGCGGCTAAAATCTCCAGAGCCTCCGCCCCCCTGAAGACCCTCCTCGGCTAAAGCCTCAACTCCTGGTCACACAAAAAGCCGTCCGCGTTTCCACGGACGGCTTCTTGAAATCGGATCGGGCGGTGAAGCCCGGGAACCTTACTCGGCCTTGGCGGCTTCGGCCGGCTCGGCGGCGACAGCCTCAGCGGCGACCGGAGCGTCCACCCACTCGATGAAGCCCATCGGAGCGGCATCGGACGTGCGGACACCGAGCTTCGTGATGCGGGTGTAGCCACCCTGGCGGTCCTTGGAAGCCGGAGCGACTTCATCGAACAGCTTCTTCACGGCGTCCTTCTGGCGCAGGAACGCCAGGG comes from Luteolibacter sp. LG18 and encodes:
- a CDS encoding cysteine peptidase family C39 domain-containing protein — encoded protein: MSPTTAALSTLAVVLAVALLVARRMELLAPRARRKWRLGVAITLSILCLPGLWFSVYYLHLLPEAPLLYDLRSQPLSEWWLALFLPAAVAWSAFIPRPVAVIGYALAVTAMLPPFLKPLLKPLELSRLTDQWNGDACLQSTESTCGPASAATVLRFLGDTRATEKDLARRSWSTASGTEAWHLARTLRRRGRTVDFEFHGLPPADHLPGIMGMSIVGNGHFVALLKCEGDQWTIADPLVGIETLSRHDLEKREISPFFMRIR
- the rplQ gene encoding 50S ribosomal protein L17; amino-acid sequence: MRHRRNTTKLKRTAAHRRSLLANLACSLIEHGRIKTTLGKAKALRPVAEKMITLGKRGDLHARRVALAFLRQKDAVKKLFDEVAPASKDRQGGYTRITKLGVRTSDAAPMGFIEWVDAPVAAEAVAAEPAEAAKAE